The proteins below come from a single Streptomyces sp. M92 genomic window:
- a CDS encoding Fur family transcriptional regulator: protein MTTAGPPVKGRATRQRAAVSAALQEVEEFRSAQELHDMLKHKGDSVGLTTVYRTLQSLADAGEVDVLRTAEGESVYRRCSTDDHHHHLVCRTCGKAVEVEGPAVEKWAEAIAAEHGYVNVAHTVEIFGTCAECAAKERKA, encoded by the coding sequence GTGACGACCGCTGGACCGCCCGTGAAGGGCCGCGCCACCCGGCAGCGGGCCGCCGTGTCGGCGGCACTGCAGGAGGTCGAGGAGTTCCGCAGTGCGCAGGAGCTCCACGACATGCTCAAGCACAAGGGCGACTCGGTCGGGCTCACCACGGTCTACCGCACCCTGCAGTCCCTCGCCGACGCCGGCGAGGTCGACGTCCTGCGCACCGCCGAGGGCGAGTCCGTCTACCGCCGCTGCTCCACCGACGACCATCACCACCACCTGGTCTGCCGCACCTGCGGCAAGGCCGTCGAGGTCGAGGGCCCCGCGGTGGAGAAGTGGGCGGAGGCCATCGCCGCCGAGCACGGCTACGTCAACGTGGCGCACACGGTGGAGATCTTCGGCACCTGCGCCGAGTGCGCGGCCAAGGAACGGAAGGCCTAG
- a CDS encoding metal ABC transporter ATP-binding protein, which yields MSDEPVISLRGVRAELGSRPVLRGIDLTVGRGEVVALLGANGSGKSTAVRTVIGQVPVTAGEVDLFGTPRRRFRDWARVGYVPQRTTAAGGVPATVTEVVSSGRLSRARFGVLRKADREAVRRALDLVGMADRAKDSVNALSGGQHQRVLIARALAAEPELLIMDEPMAGVDLASQEVLASTLRDQVAAGTTVLLVLHELGPLEPLIDRAVVLRDGCVLHDGPPPKAVGQHALPGHDHVHPHAPAGAEPIRTGLLS from the coding sequence GTGAGCGACGAGCCTGTCATCTCCCTGCGCGGCGTCCGCGCCGAGCTGGGCTCTCGCCCCGTCCTGCGCGGCATCGACCTCACCGTGGGCCGCGGCGAGGTCGTGGCGCTGCTCGGTGCCAACGGCTCGGGCAAGTCCACGGCCGTGCGCACGGTCATCGGCCAGGTGCCCGTCACGGCCGGCGAGGTCGACCTGTTCGGCACCCCGCGGCGCCGCTTCCGCGACTGGGCGCGCGTGGGCTACGTCCCGCAGCGCACCACGGCCGCGGGCGGCGTCCCCGCCACGGTGACCGAGGTGGTCTCCTCCGGCCGTCTCTCCCGCGCCCGCTTCGGCGTGCTGCGCAAGGCCGACCGCGAGGCCGTACGCCGCGCCCTCGACCTGGTCGGCATGGCGGACCGCGCCAAGGACTCGGTGAACGCCCTCTCCGGCGGCCAGCACCAGCGGGTGCTGATCGCCCGCGCGCTCGCCGCCGAACCCGAGCTGCTGATCATGGACGAGCCGATGGCCGGCGTCGACCTGGCCAGCCAGGAGGTCCTGGCCTCCACCCTGCGCGACCAGGTCGCCGCCGGCACCACCGTCCTCCTCGTCCTGCACGAGCTGGGCCCGCTGGAGCCCCTGATCGACCGGGCGGTCGTCCTCCGCGACGGCTGCGTCCTGCACGACGGCCCGCCCCCGAAGGCCGTCGGCCAGCACGCGCTGCCCGGCCACGACCACGTACACCCGCACGCACCGGCGGGCGCCGAACCGATCCGCACGGGACTGCTGAGCTGA
- a CDS encoding zinc ABC transporter substrate-binding protein: MNVRRRRISGIAVTAAAALGLGTLSACSSDSAAAGNTDKFDVVASFYPMQFLAEQIGGDHVNVTTLTEPGQEPHDLELSAKQTAQMGEADAVLYLKALQPAVDEAIAQSDVKTKIDAATLTTLEDHGNVEHDHDHGHEGEEHAAEEHSEEAHSEEEEHARDPHIWLDPVKYAEVAEGVAKAFEKADPDHAADYRENAETLTKKLADLNTSFKDGLADTDTKVFFTNHAAFGYLAERYGLTQEAINGLDPESEPSPARIKELQDEAKADGVTTVFYETLVSGKTAKTLAKDAGLKTDVLDPLEGITDKSKGDDYFEVMQSNLKALEAALGAK; the protein is encoded by the coding sequence ATGAACGTACGACGACGCCGCATATCCGGCATAGCAGTCACCGCGGCCGCCGCCCTCGGTCTCGGGACCCTCTCGGCCTGCTCCAGCGACAGCGCGGCGGCGGGCAACACGGACAAGTTCGACGTCGTCGCGTCGTTCTACCCGATGCAGTTCCTCGCCGAGCAGATCGGCGGGGACCACGTGAACGTCACCACCCTCACCGAGCCCGGCCAGGAGCCGCACGACCTGGAGCTGAGCGCCAAGCAGACCGCGCAGATGGGCGAGGCGGACGCGGTGCTCTACCTGAAGGCCCTCCAGCCCGCCGTGGACGAGGCGATCGCCCAGTCCGACGTCAAGACCAAGATCGACGCGGCCACGCTGACCACGCTCGAGGACCACGGGAACGTCGAGCACGACCACGACCACGGCCACGAGGGCGAGGAGCACGCGGCCGAGGAGCACTCCGAAGAGGCGCACTCCGAAGAGGAGGAGCACGCCCGCGACCCGCACATCTGGCTGGACCCGGTGAAGTACGCCGAGGTCGCCGAGGGCGTCGCCAAGGCCTTCGAGAAGGCCGACCCGGACCACGCCGCCGACTACCGCGAGAACGCGGAGACGCTGACCAAGAAGCTCGCGGACCTGAACACCTCGTTCAAGGACGGCCTGGCGGACACCGACACCAAGGTCTTCTTCACCAACCACGCCGCCTTCGGCTACCTCGCCGAGCGCTACGGCCTGACGCAGGAGGCCATCAACGGCCTGGACCCGGAGAGCGAGCCCAGCCCCGCCCGGATCAAGGAACTCCAGGACGAGGCCAAGGCCGACGGCGTCACCACCGTCTTCTACGAGACACTGGTGTCCGGCAAGACCGCGAAGACCCTCGCCAAGGACGCCGGCCTGAAGACCGACGTGCTCGACCCGCTGGAAGGCATCACCGACAAGTCGAAGGGCGACGACTACTTCGAGGTCATGCAGTCCAACCTCAAGGCGCTCGAGGCCGCCCTCGGCGCCAAGTGA
- a CDS encoding metal ABC transporter permease, with protein MEILNYAFMQRALLAAVLVGITAPAVGIYLVQRRQALMGDGIGHVAMTGVGLGFLLTWSPVWMATLVSVLGAVLMELIRWYGKTRGDIALAMLFYGGMAGGVMFINLAPTGSNANLTSYLFGSLSTVSESDVTAICLLAAFVVLVTLGLRRQLFAVSQDEEFARVTGLPVRALNLLTAVTAAVTVTVAMRVVGLLLVSALMVVPVAAAQQLTRSFAATFAVSVAVGVTVTISGTVTSYYQDVPPGATIVLLTIGAFVLLTALAAPLARRRARAATTALSTADPAECKIPATRGAGDEIGV; from the coding sequence ATGGAAATCCTGAACTACGCCTTCATGCAGCGGGCGCTGCTGGCGGCCGTCCTGGTCGGCATCACCGCCCCCGCCGTCGGCATCTACCTGGTCCAGCGCCGCCAGGCCCTCATGGGCGACGGCATCGGCCACGTGGCGATGACCGGCGTCGGCCTGGGTTTCCTGCTCACCTGGTCCCCGGTGTGGATGGCGACCCTGGTCTCCGTCCTCGGCGCGGTCCTCATGGAACTGATCCGCTGGTACGGCAAGACCCGCGGCGACATCGCCCTCGCCATGCTCTTCTACGGCGGCATGGCCGGCGGCGTGATGTTCATCAACCTCGCGCCGACGGGCTCCAACGCCAACCTCACCTCTTACCTCTTCGGCTCCCTGTCGACGGTCAGCGAGTCCGACGTCACCGCGATCTGCCTGCTGGCGGCCTTCGTGGTCCTGGTCACCCTCGGCCTGCGCCGCCAGCTGTTCGCGGTCAGCCAGGACGAGGAGTTCGCCCGGGTCACCGGCCTGCCGGTGCGTGCGCTGAACCTGCTCACCGCCGTCACCGCCGCCGTGACCGTGACGGTCGCGATGCGCGTCGTCGGGCTGCTGCTGGTGTCGGCGCTGATGGTGGTCCCGGTGGCCGCCGCCCAGCAGCTCACCCGCTCCTTCGCCGCCACCTTCGCGGTCTCCGTCGCCGTCGGCGTCACCGTGACGATCAGCGGCACGGTCACGTCGTACTACCAGGACGTGCCGCCCGGCGCGACGATCGTGCTGCTCACCATCGGCGCGTTCGTCCTGCTGACCGCGCTGGCCGCACCGCTGGCCAGGCGACGCGCGCGGGCCGCCACCACGGCACTGTCCACCGCCGATCCGGCGGAGTGCAAGATTCCGGCCACTCGGGGGGCCGGGGACGAGATCGGCGTCTGA